A single window of Desulfovibrio sp. G11 DNA harbors:
- a CDS encoding hydratase produces MIELISNAVVIDGNTIRSAEEARAKGVDVEAARKNSLAARILSAHNTAPAGENVLRIRFDALASHDITYVGIIQTARASGLTEFPVPYALTNCHNSLCAVGGTINEDDHLFGLAAAQKYGGIFVPPHLAVIHQYVREMMTKCGGMILGSDSHTRYGALGVMAVGEGGPELVKQLLGKTYDVADPQKIAVWLEGTPRPGVGPQDVALALIAAVFKNGFVKNKVLEFMGPGVEGLSVEYRCGIDVMTTETTCLSSIWTTDAKVARYLEQHGRPGDYAELRLEGPAAYDGLIRIDLGKIVPMMALPFHPSNAYPVAEVARHAPELLAHVEDEARRQFGDAARGLNLCGKIRDGGLWVDQGIIAGCAGGSFENITLAAAILDGKSTGNLAFSLSVYPASEPQGLALVNNGSTAKLMAAGAVMKNAFCGPCFGAGDTPAHGALSIRHTTRNFPNREGSKPANGQLSAVALMDARSIAATAANGGRLTPATDLDWSAPGLAGISLDYRFEPLIYHRRVYNGFGQAKPETPLIFGPNIADWPAMSALPEHLLLQVASVITDPVTTTDELIPSGETSSLRSNPLKLAEYTLSRKDPGYVERAKTVNALEKTRLSNAADADLVARVRALFAICGLNIPQNGTDLADVGIGSTIFAVKPGDGSAREQAASCQKVLGGWANLAVEYATKRYRSNLINWGMLPFIVDADLADVLQIGDWLAVPHVRKAVQEAEPTLLAHIVRENGTSEQIALTLKDLTDDERQIILDGCLINFYNATRTA; encoded by the coding sequence ATGATTGAACTTATAAGCAATGCCGTTGTCATTGATGGAAACACCATCCGCAGCGCCGAAGAGGCTCGCGCCAAGGGCGTGGATGTGGAGGCCGCGCGCAAAAACAGCCTGGCCGCGCGCATTCTTTCCGCGCACAATACAGCCCCGGCAGGGGAAAACGTGCTGCGCATCCGCTTTGACGCTCTGGCCTCGCACGACATCACATATGTGGGCATTATCCAGACAGCGCGGGCCAGCGGCCTTACGGAATTTCCCGTTCCCTACGCCCTCACCAACTGCCACAACAGCCTTTGCGCCGTAGGCGGAACCATCAACGAAGACGATCACCTCTTCGGTCTTGCGGCCGCCCAGAAGTACGGCGGCATCTTCGTTCCCCCGCATCTGGCGGTCATACATCAGTATGTGCGCGAAATGATGACTAAATGCGGAGGCATGATCCTTGGTTCCGACAGCCATACCCGCTACGGCGCACTGGGTGTCATGGCTGTGGGCGAAGGCGGGCCGGAACTGGTCAAACAGCTTCTCGGCAAGACCTATGACGTGGCCGACCCGCAGAAAATCGCCGTATGGCTCGAAGGCACGCCACGCCCCGGTGTAGGCCCGCAGGACGTGGCCCTGGCCCTTATCGCCGCTGTTTTCAAAAACGGGTTTGTGAAAAACAAGGTGCTGGAATTTATGGGTCCCGGCGTGGAAGGCCTTTCGGTGGAATACCGTTGCGGCATCGATGTCATGACCACCGAAACTACCTGTCTTTCGTCCATCTGGACCACAGACGCCAAGGTGGCCCGCTACCTTGAGCAGCACGGCCGCCCCGGCGACTACGCCGAACTGCGCCTTGAAGGCCCGGCAGCCTACGATGGTCTTATCCGCATTGATCTCGGCAAGATCGTGCCCATGATGGCCCTGCCCTTTCACCCCAGCAATGCCTACCCCGTAGCCGAGGTTGCAAGGCATGCCCCAGAGCTGCTGGCCCATGTGGAAGACGAGGCCCGCCGCCAGTTTGGCGATGCTGCCAGGGGCCTCAACCTTTGCGGAAAAATCCGCGATGGCGGCCTGTGGGTTGACCAGGGCATCATTGCGGGCTGCGCGGGCGGCAGCTTTGAAAACATCACTCTGGCCGCCGCCATTCTGGACGGCAAAAGCACGGGCAACCTTGCCTTCAGCCTGTCCGTCTACCCTGCCAGCGAGCCACAGGGGCTGGCTCTGGTCAACAACGGCTCCACGGCCAAACTGATGGCTGCGGGCGCAGTGATGAAAAACGCCTTCTGCGGTCCCTGTTTCGGTGCGGGCGATACTCCGGCTCACGGCGCCCTGTCCATTCGCCACACCACCCGCAACTTCCCCAACCGCGAAGGGTCAAAGCCTGCCAACGGGCAGCTCTCCGCCGTAGCTCTCATGGACGCCCGTTCCATCGCTGCCACGGCGGCCAACGGCGGCCGCCTGACCCCCGCCACGGACCTGGACTGGAGCGCCCCCGGCCTTGCGGGCATCAGCCTTGATTACCGTTTTGAGCCGCTGATCTACCACCGTCGCGTGTATAACGGCTTTGGTCAGGCCAAGCCCGAAACACCGCTGATTTTTGGTCCCAATATTGCGGACTGGCCCGCCATGAGCGCTCTGCCCGAACATCTGCTGCTTCAGGTCGCCAGTGTTATCACCGACCCCGTGACCACCACGGATGAGCTTATCCCCTCGGGCGAGACTTCATCCCTGCGTTCCAACCCGCTCAAGCTGGCAGAGTACACCCTGTCGCGCAAGGATCCCGGCTATGTGGAGCGAGCCAAAACCGTTAACGCCCTTGAAAAGACACGGCTGTCCAATGCCGCCGATGCGGACCTTGTGGCCCGGGTACGCGCGCTCTTTGCCATCTGCGGTCTGAATATTCCACAAAACGGAACCGACCTTGCGGACGTGGGCATCGGCTCCACCATCTTTGCCGTCAAACCCGGTGATGGCTCGGCCCGCGAACAGGCGGCCTCCTGCCAGAAAGTACTGGGCGGATGGGCCAACCTGGCCGTGGAATACGCCACAAAGCGCTACCGCTCCAACCTGATCAACTGGGGTATGCTGCCCTTCATTGTTGATGCGGATCTTGCTGATGTGCTTCAGATTGGCGACTGGCTTGCCGTACCGCACGTACGTAAAGCCGTGCAGGAGGCCGAACCTACCCTGCTGGCCCATATTGTGCGCGAAAACGGCACGAGCGAGCAGATTGCCCTTACCCTCAAGGATCTGACCGATGACGAACGCCAGATCATCCTTGATGGCTGCCTGATCAATTTCTATAACGCCACGCGGACCGCGTAG
- a CDS encoding L,D-transpeptidase family protein, giving the protein MTRFSTTAPTTRQGGRVLCRSMAVRRFAVFLFSLCALRALPGLAAALLCVLAASGYARADNWQASLYNEGLPSHLVAVDKNRQTFMFFEKKSPLKLRYTYPCTTGQLTGDKKVLNDLRTPEGVYFVEYKIASGLDFKEYGGIAYTLNYPNPVDKLRGKTGHGIWIHSKGLGIEPLSTRGCVAIGLKEIDEVGPSLVPGTAVVLAERLDETTVPQPDNGTARELRRLMQAWSNAWAGRSSRMFEFYDADAYSKAMPESFAAFRLNKERLFKILSFIKIYNRKIHVLEGPGYWVTWSEQFYTASNLSTEGVRRLYWQRGDDKKFRIVGMEWSPRDLGMRAAYQKGQLVAEAPLQTASDADSEAPLPPRLDMPESAADGTEVVAASAADGSKAGGKTSAEAAAPGKSVALSEPLVPRRMQAPPPAEVNWGARPAMEDSARVAAEQRAAEELAARQRAEEERAAAQRLAEIRAAEERAAAVKAEAERLAAEQAAAEKAAAEAEAQRLAQLAAEKLAAERAAAKAEAERLAAEKAAAEKAAAEAEEQRLARSAAEKLAAEKLVAEQLAAQRAAEELEAKKQAALAAQDLRLTPELRTQLQQAVSGWNAALAARSPALADFYDHARFNREPGAPRGLSYNAAWRELEKHLGAPWLRYISRKPSFEVQGKLAVSRCEELVAGPHGLSEGVRTLWWRKGDNGDLRIVASQFQPDELGLAADYLDQVSGAVSDAIEGWRKAWEAGNLDAYMAYYTDSAVQQGRWGAKNIRRQKEGLWSRVQPILVQLSGLRLVADKAGIRADMGQTYADSAGHSDRGTKTLLLQYDGKKWLITREDWTAAPAAASAPGGGRP; this is encoded by the coding sequence ATGACGCGCTTTTCCACCACGGCTCCCACGACCCGTCAGGGGGGGCGCGTCTTGTGCCGCAGCATGGCTGTCCGGCGTTTTGCCGTTTTTCTTTTTTCTCTTTGCGCCCTGCGGGCCTTGCCGGGTCTTGCAGCGGCGCTTTTGTGCGTTCTTGCCGCGTCCGGATACGCGCGCGCCGATAACTGGCAGGCTTCGCTATATAACGAGGGCCTGCCTTCCCATCTGGTGGCTGTGGATAAAAACCGCCAGACCTTCATGTTTTTCGAGAAAAAAAGCCCTCTCAAGCTCCGCTATACCTACCCCTGCACCACCGGACAGCTGACCGGCGACAAGAAGGTGCTCAACGACCTGCGCACTCCCGAGGGTGTCTACTTTGTGGAGTACAAGATCGCCAGCGGGCTGGATTTCAAAGAATACGGGGGCATAGCTTACACGCTCAACTATCCTAACCCCGTGGACAAACTGCGTGGCAAAACCGGCCACGGCATATGGATTCACAGCAAGGGCCTGGGCATTGAGCCGCTTTCAACACGGGGCTGCGTGGCTATCGGGCTGAAAGAAATTGACGAGGTTGGCCCGAGCCTTGTACCCGGAACCGCCGTGGTGCTGGCGGAACGTCTGGATGAAACCACCGTGCCGCAGCCGGATAACGGCACGGCCCGTGAATTGCGGCGGCTCATGCAGGCATGGAGCAATGCCTGGGCCGGGCGCTCATCCAGGATGTTTGAATTTTATGATGCCGATGCGTACAGCAAGGCCATGCCCGAAAGCTTCGCCGCTTTCAGGCTGAACAAGGAACGTCTGTTCAAGATCCTCAGTTTTATCAAGATTTACAACCGTAAAATTCACGTGCTTGAGGGGCCGGGCTATTGGGTTACCTGGTCCGAGCAGTTTTATACCGCATCCAATCTTTCCACTGAAGGTGTCCGTCGTCTGTACTGGCAGCGCGGTGACGACAAGAAGTTCCGCATTGTCGGTATGGAATGGAGCCCCCGTGATCTTGGTATGCGGGCTGCTTACCAGAAAGGCCAGCTTGTGGCCGAAGCGCCGTTGCAGACGGCTTCGGACGCTGACTCCGAGGCGCCCCTGCCGCCGCGTCTGGATATGCCTGAGAGCGCCGCTGACGGCACGGAAGTTGTAGCCGCCAGCGCCGCCGATGGGAGCAAGGCAGGCGGCAAGACGTCTGCTGAAGCCGCTGCGCCGGGTAAATCCGTTGCACTCAGCGAGCCTCTTGTTCCCCGTCGCATGCAGGCCCCGCCCCCGGCGGAAGTGAACTGGGGCGCGCGCCCCGCCATGGAAGATTCAGCCAGGGTTGCCGCCGAGCAGCGGGCCGCCGAAGAACTTGCTGCCCGGCAGCGTGCGGAAGAAGAGCGCGCCGCAGCGCAGCGCCTTGCCGAAATCCGTGCTGCGGAAGAACGCGCGGCTGCCGTAAAAGCCGAGGCCGAGCGCTTGGCCGCTGAGCAGGCCGCTGCTGAAAAAGCCGCTGCCGAAGCTGAAGCGCAACGCTTGGCGCAACTTGCCGCAGAAAAGCTTGCTGCGGAACGCGCAGCGGCAAAGGCCGAAGCCGAACGTCTGGCTGCCGAAAAAGCCGCTGCTGAAAAGGCCGCCGCTGAAGCCGAGGAGCAACGCCTGGCGCGATCGGCCGCAGAAAAACTTGCTGCGGAAAAACTGGTTGCGGAGCAGCTTGCTGCCCAGCGCGCCGCCGAGGAACTGGAAGCCAAAAAGCAGGCAGCCCTTGCCGCGCAGGATCTGCGCCTTACTCCGGAGCTGCGCACCCAGTTGCAACAGGCTGTGAGCGGCTGGAATGCGGCCCTTGCCGCCCGTTCGCCGGCTCTTGCCGACTTTTACGATCATGCGCGCTTCAACCGTGAACCCGGGGCGCCACGCGGCCTTTCCTATAATGCCGCATGGCGTGAGCTTGAAAAGCATCTGGGCGCGCCCTGGCTGCGTTACATCAGCCGCAAACCTTCTTTCGAGGTGCAGGGCAAGTTGGCGGTTAGCCGCTGCGAAGAGCTTGTGGCCGGTCCTCACGGTTTGAGCGAGGGCGTACGCACGCTATGGTGGCGCAAGGGCGACAACGGCGACCTGCGTATTGTGGCCTCGCAGTTCCAGCCCGATGAGCTGGGCCTGGCCGCCGACTATCTGGATCAGGTAAGCGGCGCGGTAAGCGATGCCATTGAAGGCTGGCGCAAGGCCTGGGAAGCGGGCAACCTGGATGCCTATATGGCCTACTATACCGACAGTGCCGTGCAGCAGGGCCGCTGGGGGGCCAAAAATATCCGCCGTCAGAAAGAAGGGCTGTGGTCCCGTGTGCAGCCGATCCTTGTGCAGCTTTCCGGCTTGCGGCTGGTGGCGGACAAGGCCGGCATACGCGCCGATATGGGGCAGACCTATGCCGACAGCGCCGGGCACAGCGACAGGGGAACAAAAACCCTGCTCCTGCAGTATGACGGCAAGAAATGGCTTATCACGCGTGAAGACTGGACGGCGGCTCCCGCCGCTGCCTCTGCGCCCGGAGGAGGCAGGCCTTGA
- a CDS encoding LysE family translocator, producing the protein MISLENLLLFVPMAALLVMLPGPDFALIAKISLLNGRPQGQAAACGVALGIGVHTTAAMLGISAIIAQSVLWFSILKYVGAAYLIWLGIQALRHGRQASAAVVRVAPQADDLKEHALAHGLMKKPAAAPRLTGRQWWSFFRQGFLTNALNPKAVIIFLTFLPQFMNPHAPLGPQFLELGGILSALCLLWYVPLAYILGRVRHIFENSRFQLWLQRFTGFIFIAFGLKLAAAQSR; encoded by the coding sequence ATGATTTCACTGGAAAACCTGCTGTTGTTCGTACCCATGGCGGCACTGCTGGTCATGCTGCCGGGACCGGACTTTGCCCTTATCGCCAAAATATCGCTGCTCAACGGCCGCCCCCAGGGGCAGGCCGCAGCCTGTGGTGTGGCCCTGGGCATAGGCGTACATACCACGGCCGCCATGCTCGGCATTTCCGCCATCATCGCGCAGTCCGTGTTGTGGTTCAGCATCCTGAAATACGTGGGCGCGGCCTACCTTATCTGGCTCGGCATCCAGGCATTGCGTCATGGGCGCCAGGCCAGCGCGGCGGTGGTGAGGGTTGCTCCGCAGGCTGACGACCTGAAAGAGCATGCCCTGGCGCACGGCCTCATGAAAAAACCCGCAGCCGCTCCACGCCTTACGGGCCGCCAGTGGTGGTCGTTTTTTCGTCAGGGCTTTCTGACCAATGCCCTGAACCCCAAGGCCGTCATCATATTCCTGACGTTTCTGCCGCAGTTCATGAATCCGCACGCTCCGCTTGGCCCGCAGTTTCTGGAGCTTGGCGGCATACTGTCGGCCCTGTGCCTGCTCTGGTATGTGCCCCTGGCCTACATACTCGGCCGTGTGCGTCATATTTTTGAAAACAGTCGCTTTCAGCTCTGGCTGCAACGCTTTACAGGTTTTATTTTCATAGCCTTCGGCCTCAAACTGGCCGCGGCGCAGTCCCGCTAA